A genomic segment from Chanos chanos chromosome 2, fChaCha1.1, whole genome shotgun sequence encodes:
- the slc7a3b gene encoding cationic amino acid transporter 3, whose amino-acid sequence MFDKGLTSFGQKLLRRRVLGNNQEETHFARCLTTLDLVALGVGATLGAGVYVLAGEVAREKAGPAIVLCFLIAALSSVLAGLCYAEFGARVPKTGSAYLYSYVTVGEIWAFITGWNLILSYVIGTASVARAWSSTFDNLVEQKISSFFKASMSMSVPGKVLADYPDVFALILVMLLTGLLAFGVSESALVNKIFTGINLVVLGFVIISGFVKGDTANWNLTLEDYINSTNRTSPPTSETIEKEFGDGGFAPFGFTGVLSGAATCFYAFVGFDCIATTSEEAKNPMRSIPIGIVASLLICFVAYFGVSAALTLMMPYYKLNTQSPLPEAFSYVHWGPARYIVAVGSLCALSTSLLGSMFPMPRVIYAMAEDGLLFRFLSRMHKKTKTPVLATVVSGIVAAVMAFLFDLAALVDLMSIGTLLAYTLVAVCVLILRYQPGSLNANGCSGKNVEMERLEDKSDMTDGDSGDEYGQELETRPLEERFSFRLLLQPSCDVPTKTSGQIVYGATAAISAVFTLLCLVLAVFQEDVVNGHPLCLTVIVLLVLLSAVCSVIIWRQPQSKEALSFKVPLLPVLPLVSMFVNIYLMMQLDKYTWWRFAVWMVLGFLIYFGYGMWHSSQGKASSEPVPQGKRPICLTEDDSEPETATP is encoded by the exons CTGCTTCGCCGCCGTGTGCTGGGAAACAATCAGGAGGAAACCCACTTTGCCCGATGTCTCACCACATTGGACCTCGTCGCTCTGGGGGTGGGGGCCACACTGGGGGCGGGAGTCTACGTCCTGGCCGGAGAGGTGGCCAGGGAGAAGGCTGGTCCGGCCATCGTCCTCTGTTTCCTCATCGCCGCGCTGTCCTCTGTCCTCGCTGGCCTGTGCTACGCTGAATTCGGCGCTCGGGTCCCCAAAACAGGTTCCGCGTACCTGTACAGCTACGTGACGGTGGGGGAAATTTGGGCTTTCATCACCGGTTGGAACCTCATCCTCTCGTATGTGATAG GTACGGCCAGCGTCGCTCGAGCCTGGAGCAGCACTTTCGATAATCTCGTGGAGCAAAAAATCTCCAGCTTTTTCAAAGCCTCCATGTCCATGTCAGTCCCTGGAAAAGTGTTGGCAGATTACCCCGACGTCTTCGCCCTCATCCTGGTCATGTTACTCACGG GTCTGCTGGCGTTTGGCGTTAGCGAGTCAGCGTTGGTGAACAAGATCTTCACCGGGATTAACTTGGTTGTGCTTGGCTTCGTCATCATCTCGGGCTTTGTGAAGGGCGACACTGCCAACTGGAACCTGACACTGGAGGACTACATTAACAGCACAAACCGCACTAGCCCGCCAACATCAGA gACAATTGAAAAAGAATTTGGCGATGGTGGCTTCGCCCCATTCGGCTTCACTGGAGTCCTCTCCGGTGCCGCTACTTGCTTCTATGCGTTTGTGGGTTTTGACTGCATCGCCACCACAA GCGAGGAAGCCAAAAACCCCATGCGTTCCATCCCCATTGGTATCGTCGCCTCTCTGCTCATCTGTTTCGTCGCCTATTTTGGCGTCTCGGCGGCGCTTACCCTCATGATGCCCTATTACAAACTCAACACCCAAAGCCCCCTTCCGGAAGCCTTCAGCTACGTTCACTGGGGCCCTGCCCGCTACATCGTCGCCGTAGGCTCACTCTGTGCCCTCTCCACCAG TTTGCTGGGCTCTATGTTCCCCATGCCCCGCGTGATTTACGCCATGGCTGAGGACGGACTGCTCTTCCGCTTCCTCTCCCGCATGCACAAGAAAACCAAGACCCCTGTGCTGGCCACTGTTGTGTCTGGCATCGTGGCAG CTGTGATGGCCTTTCTGTTTGACCTTGCTGCCCTGGTGGACTTGATGTCGATTGGAACCTTGCTCGCTTACACACTGgtcgctgtgtgtgttctcattctCCG CTACCAGCCTGGCAGCCTGAACGCTAACGGTTGCAGCGGGAAAAACgtggagatggagagactgGAGGACAAGTCCGACATGACGGATGGAGACAGCGGGGACGAGTACGGTCAGGAGCTGGAGACCAGGCCGCTGGAGGAGAGATTCTCCTTCAGACTGCTGCTACAGCCCAGCTGTGATGTACCAACCAAGACCTCAGGCCAGATCGTCTACGGCGCTACGGCTGCCATCT CTGCGGTCTTCACGTTGCTGTGTTTAGTGCTGGCCGTGTTTCAGGAGGACGTGGTGAATGGCCATCCCTTGTGTCTCACTGTTATCGTGCTGCTGGTCCTTCTGTCTGCCGTTTGCAGCGTCATCATCTGGAGACAGCCTCAGAGCAAAGAGGCCCTCTCCTTCAAG GTCCCTCTGCTGCCTGTACTGCCGCTAGTCAGCATGTTTGTCAATATCTATCTGATGATGCAGCTGGATAAATACACATGGTGGCGCTTTGCAGTGTGGATGGTCTTAG GTTTTCTGATTTATTTCGGATATGGTATGTGGCACAGTTCTCAAGGCAAAGCAAGTTCGGAGCCCGTTCCACAAGGCAAGAGACCTATCTGCCTAACCGAGGACGACAGTGAACCCGAGACAGCCACGCCTTAG
- the ubl3b gene encoding ubiquitin-like protein 3b, translating to MTTQRDPDTVNLRLILVSGKTQDFTFSPNDSATDIARYVFENWPEGWEEEQVSSPSILRLIFQGRFLHGNVTLGALKLPPGRTTVMHLVARETLPEPNSHGQRNREKTTESSCCLLL from the exons ATGACCACTCAGAGAGATCCCGACACG GTGAACCTGCGTCTGATCCTGGTGAGTGGGAAGACTCAGGACTTCACCTTCTCTCCCAATGACTCTGCCACAGACATCGCCCGATACGTCTTTGAAAACTGGCCAGAGG GCTGGGAAGAGGAGCAGGTCAGCAGTCCCAGTATCCTTCGCCTCATCTTCCAGGGGCGTTTCCTGCACGGAAATGTCACGCTCGGAG CTCTGAAGCTGCCTCCAGGCCGAACAACTGTCATGCACTTGGTGGCCAGAGAGACGCTGCCTGAGCCTAACTCTCATG GCCAGAGGAACAGGGAGAAGACAACTGAAAGCAGCTGCTGCCTACTGCTGTAA